The proteins below come from a single Pandoraea apista genomic window:
- a CDS encoding MacB family efflux pump subunit, whose product MTRTAAPLLRLTGISRTFGEGVGAVTVLRDVELEIGRGEMVAIMGPSGSGKSTLMNVLGCLDRASSGRYEIDGHDVASLSDDALAARRREHFGFIFQRYHLMGHLTAQGNVEVPAVYAGSPKERRAARSAALLERLGLGKHLSHRPSQMSGGQQQRVSIARALMNGGDIILADEPTGALDSRSGHEVMQILRELHARGHTIILVTHDPGVAAWAQRIIEIADGRIVRDRLNDPIAPSAQDEPDNPGDTRHRPPSDPVDTKRYETSRKSARERDPAAAASRPRAGSLTGWLRGWPTFSESLSMAWHALASHRLRTGLTMLGIVIGITSVVSLSAIGEGTKQRVLNDIGNIAPNTITVIRGKDFNDDKAAEIRTLLPRDAALLAAQPYTDSVTPQVGPRTARMRFGRLDTDAQVHGEGADFLRANGLKLARGRSFDAAEVERQAQVALLGENTLRKLMPNGGDPIGQTVLAGSLPLRIIGVVRDRSSMFVSRSLNVYVPWTTVASRLAGQQHLESITVRILDGHPPAAAEVGIIRALTRAHGQKDFFTFNMDTIVKSISRTSQMLTLLLSFVALISLVVGGIGVMNIMLVSVTERTREIGIRRAIGARRQDILRQFLIEAVLVCLMGGAVGVALSCAIGWLVAALVPQVAVVFSVRTVTAAVMCSCAIGVVSGWWPARSAARLDPVDALARE is encoded by the coding sequence GTGACCCGCACCGCCGCCCCGTTGCTGCGCCTCACGGGCATCTCGCGCACGTTCGGCGAGGGCGTAGGCGCCGTCACCGTACTGCGCGACGTGGAACTCGAGATCGGGCGCGGCGAAATGGTGGCGATCATGGGGCCGTCAGGCTCCGGCAAGTCGACACTGATGAACGTGCTCGGCTGCCTCGACCGGGCCAGCAGCGGACGCTACGAAATCGACGGCCACGACGTCGCCTCGCTCAGCGACGATGCACTCGCCGCACGTCGGCGCGAGCACTTCGGCTTTATCTTCCAGCGTTACCATTTGATGGGGCATCTCACGGCGCAAGGTAATGTCGAAGTGCCCGCCGTGTACGCCGGCTCGCCTAAGGAGCGCCGCGCTGCACGCTCGGCAGCACTGCTGGAGCGCCTTGGACTCGGCAAACATCTGTCGCATCGGCCATCGCAAATGTCGGGCGGGCAGCAGCAACGCGTGAGCATTGCGCGGGCGCTGATGAACGGGGGCGACATCATACTCGCCGACGAACCGACCGGCGCGCTCGACAGCCGGAGCGGCCATGAGGTCATGCAGATCCTGCGCGAATTGCATGCACGCGGGCATACGATCATTCTCGTGACCCACGATCCCGGCGTGGCGGCGTGGGCGCAACGCATCATCGAGATTGCCGACGGCCGGATCGTGCGCGATCGCCTGAACGATCCGATCGCGCCGAGCGCGCAGGACGAACCAGACAACCCAGGCGATACGCGTCACCGGCCGCCCTCCGATCCAGTCGACACGAAGCGATACGAGACATCGCGCAAAAGCGCCCGGGAGCGGGACCCGGCGGCCGCCGCGAGCCGCCCTCGCGCCGGATCTCTCACTGGCTGGCTACGTGGCTGGCCGACGTTCTCGGAAAGCCTGTCGATGGCGTGGCATGCGCTGGCGTCGCACCGGCTGCGCACCGGACTGACGATGCTCGGCATCGTCATCGGCATCACGTCGGTCGTGTCGCTCTCGGCCATCGGCGAGGGCACGAAGCAACGCGTGCTCAACGACATCGGCAATATCGCGCCCAACACGATCACCGTGATCCGCGGCAAGGATTTCAACGACGACAAGGCCGCCGAGATTCGCACGCTGCTGCCGCGCGACGCCGCCCTGCTCGCGGCCCAGCCGTACACCGACAGCGTGACACCGCAAGTCGGGCCGCGTACCGCGCGCATGCGTTTCGGGCGTCTCGACACCGACGCGCAGGTGCATGGCGAAGGCGCCGATTTCCTGCGGGCGAACGGCCTGAAGCTCGCGCGCGGGCGCAGCTTCGATGCTGCGGAAGTCGAGCGTCAGGCGCAAGTGGCGCTTCTCGGCGAAAACACGCTGAGGAAGCTCATGCCGAATGGTGGCGATCCCATCGGTCAGACCGTGCTCGCAGGGTCCCTGCCATTGCGAATCATCGGTGTGGTGCGCGATCGCTCGTCGATGTTCGTGAGCCGCTCGCTCAACGTTTATGTTCCGTGGACGACGGTGGCGAGCCGTCTGGCGGGGCAGCAGCATCTCGAGTCGATCACCGTGCGGATTCTCGACGGGCATCCGCCGGCGGCGGCCGAGGTCGGCATCATCCGCGCGCTCACGCGGGCGCACGGTCAGAAAGACTTCTTCACGTTCAACATGGACACCATCGTGAAGTCGATCTCGCGCACGAGCCAGATGCTCACACTGCTGCTCTCGTTCGTGGCGTTGATCTCGCTCGTGGTGGGCGGCATTGGCGTGATGAACATCATGTTGGTATCGGTCACAGAACGCACCCGTGAGATCGGCATTCGACGCGCCATCGGCGCGCGCCGTCAGGACATTCTCCGGCAGTTCCTGATCGAAGCGGTGCTCGTCTGCCTGATGGGCGGCGCCGTCGGTGTCGCGCTGTCCTGCGCGATCGGCTGGCTCGTGGCGGCCCTCGTGCCGCAAGTCGCCGTGGTGTTTTCGGTGCGCACGGTTACCGCCGCAGTGATGTGTTCATGCGCCATCGGTGTCGTGAGTGGCTGGTGGCCCGCGCGCAGTGCCGCGCGGCTCGACCCGGTCGACGCCCTGGCGCGCGAGTGA